The following are from one region of the Gammaproteobacteria bacterium genome:
- a CDS encoding peptidoglycan-binding protein: MRKISDFSQYKNILPYDSEIFGVYQPMIGWKSKRIKQRIEKGFSADLSRVREQLFKRFRGDFEMVLDERGVLQKISRLETASGDVSRKGAMGSFVIENLTRELPPLERYDERMWDKLIDADRIKTTLNQDVISQVTEWYKTAQDARANPRSVEAANELAAEQLQRESTVAGYVLHLKQTKQYDTLKQLFYKQDNQLANLQKLLSFKDPLDYMDPFKDIDRAGLSPIGIVHLFRQYFFEFDTFLGSPVGHVWLSPGSSVELVEVSTRRTLVERTLETALETVLKTEKSLTEEDELSQAVKEDNKSDTKFGMNATANQSWIGGSASASASIDMANTQSKAREVSHKHMRQQTEKISTEIRKNYKSTFRTVTETTDTSSKRYVLNNTTQDLLNYEMRRKMRQVGVQVQDIGTYLCWQTYVDDPGRQLGIAKLVHLAKGPEVGEIPPPEAIPMPQPVTTDLSIDIPFVPRTEDTLPEDDMDEVYREGKEVNLDDNEGEAEQIQWHFGGFKAQCDQPGYEYGEAGFISFDYGGSDIRLQLDEVQEDTPGAIRFSVKVKHVNFRNVSPLRVVAKITWQPGKKLNDEVTAQNEQKIKEFNEKTKFEYEQAFVEAARDRINKMSRIESRKYEDLREEERIVVYRCLIQDMLTKDLPMPDDRTRHVVSELLNTIFDIDKMLYFVAPEWWRPRLHHSHQGLGGIRKPSSVTPAPVSVATAGGSVHTQIKSKAAKNLITAAAAIAENTQIASMDTVTWGGMYDNRVDNYYITEESDPAKLGASLGWLLQLDGDNMRNAFLNAPWVKAVIPIRPGKERAAMNWLQRLHVEGTDGLDDNYVAPLDELGKIPHSGPNVTIRDAINHLCDVVADKHAKSMKVGRYPGDEINDDNRVSATPVDKVYEHGFYPLQGGFRALQAGEDFEVFDQWVEVLPTDQVVPVPVAYDPKTGRQL, from the coding sequence ATGAGAAAAATCAGCGATTTCTCGCAATACAAAAATATCCTGCCGTACGACAGCGAGATCTTCGGCGTGTATCAACCGATGATCGGCTGGAAATCCAAACGCATCAAACAGCGTATCGAAAAGGGTTTCAGTGCGGATTTGAGCAGAGTGCGCGAGCAACTGTTCAAGCGTTTCCGCGGCGATTTCGAGATGGTGCTGGACGAGCGTGGCGTGTTGCAAAAGATCTCGCGGCTGGAAACCGCGAGCGGCGATGTGTCGCGCAAGGGGGCAATGGGTAGCTTCGTCATCGAGAACTTGACGCGCGAGTTGCCGCCGCTGGAGCGCTACGACGAACGCATGTGGGACAAGCTGATCGATGCCGATCGCATCAAGACCACATTGAATCAGGATGTGATTTCCCAGGTGACCGAATGGTACAAGACCGCGCAGGACGCGCGGGCAAATCCTCGTAGCGTGGAAGCCGCCAACGAACTGGCGGCGGAGCAGTTGCAGCGCGAATCCACAGTCGCGGGTTATGTGTTGCACTTGAAGCAGACCAAGCAGTACGACACCCTCAAGCAGTTGTTCTACAAGCAGGACAATCAACTGGCGAATCTGCAAAAACTGCTGAGTTTCAAGGATCCGCTCGACTACATGGATCCGTTCAAGGATATCGACCGCGCCGGGTTGTCGCCGATCGGCATCGTGCATTTGTTCCGGCAATATTTCTTCGAGTTCGATACCTTTCTCGGTTCGCCGGTCGGACATGTGTGGCTCAGTCCGGGCAGCAGTGTCGAATTGGTCGAAGTCAGTACGCGCCGGACGTTGGTCGAGCGCACGCTGGAAACAGCGCTGGAAACGGTGCTGAAGACCGAGAAATCGCTGACCGAGGAAGACGAATTGTCGCAAGCGGTGAAGGAAGACAACAAATCCGATACCAAATTCGGCATGAACGCCACCGCCAACCAAAGCTGGATCGGCGGCAGCGCCAGCGCATCCGCCAGTATCGATATGGCCAACACGCAATCCAAAGCGCGCGAAGTTTCGCACAAGCACATGCGCCAGCAGACCGAGAAAATTTCCACCGAGATCCGCAAAAACTACAAATCGACGTTCCGCACCGTGACCGAAACGACCGATACCTCGAGCAAGCGCTACGTGCTGAACAACACCACCCAGGATCTGCTCAATTACGAGATGCGCCGCAAAATGCGCCAGGTCGGCGTGCAGGTGCAGGATATCGGCACGTATTTGTGCTGGCAGACGTATGTCGACGATCCGGGCCGCCAGCTCGGTATCGCCAAGCTGGTGCATCTGGCCAAAGGCCCCGAGGTGGGCGAGATACCGCCGCCGGAAGCGATTCCGATGCCGCAACCGGTCACGACCGACTTGAGCATCGACATTCCGTTTGTGCCGAGAACCGAGGACACGCTGCCGGAAGACGATATGGACGAAGTGTACCGCGAAGGCAAGGAAGTGAATCTGGATGACAACGAAGGCGAGGCGGAGCAAATTCAGTGGCATTTCGGCGGTTTCAAGGCGCAATGCGATCAGCCGGGTTATGAATACGGTGAAGCCGGTTTTATCAGCTTTGACTATGGCGGCAGCGATATCCGCTTGCAGTTGGACGAGGTGCAGGAAGATACACCCGGCGCGATCCGTTTTTCCGTCAAAGTCAAGCATGTGAACTTTCGCAATGTGTCGCCGCTGCGCGTGGTGGCCAAAATCACCTGGCAGCCGGGCAAAAAGCTGAATGACGAAGTCACCGCGCAGAACGAGCAAAAGATCAAGGAATTCAACGAGAAAACCAAGTTTGAGTACGAGCAGGCCTTTGTCGAAGCGGCGCGCGACCGCATCAACAAAATGTCGCGTATCGAGTCGCGCAAATACGAGGATCTGCGTGAGGAAGAGCGTATCGTGGTGTACCGTTGCTTGATTCAGGACATGCTGACCAAGGATTTGCCGATGCCGGACGATCGCACGCGGCATGTGGTGTCGGAACTGCTGAATACGATTTTCGATATCGACAAGATGCTGTATTTCGTCGCGCCGGAATGGTGGCGGCCGCGTCTGCACCACAGTCATCAAGGCTTGGGCGGCATCCGCAAACCGTCTTCCGTCACGCCCGCGCCGGTGAGCGTTGCCACTGCGGGCGGCTCGGTTCATACGCAAATCAAGAGCAAGGCAGCCAAGAATCTGATCACCGCCGCGGCTGCGATAGCGGAAAACACGCAGATTGCGTCGATGGACACCGTCACCTGGGGCGGAATGTACGACAACCGGGTGGATAACTACTACATCACGGAAGAATCTGATCCCGCCAAATTGGGTGCATCGCTGGGCTGGCTGTTGCAGCTCGACGGCGACAATATGCGCAACGCCTTCCTCAATGCGCCGTGGGTCAAAGCGGTGATTCCGATCCGTCCCGGCAAGGAACGCGCGGCGATGAACTGGTTGCAGCGCTTGCATGTGGAAGGCACCGACGGGCTGGACGACAATTACGTCGCGCCGCTCGACGAGCTGGGCAAAATTCCGCACAGCGGGCCGAACGTAACGATTCGCGATGCCATCAACCATTTGTGCGATGTCGTCGCCGACAAGCACGCCAAGTCGATGAAAGTGGGACGTTATCCGGGCGACGAAATCAACGACGATAACCGCGTCTCGGCGACGCCGGTCGACAAGGTCTACGAGCACGGCTTTTATCCGCTGCAGGGCGGTTTCCGTGCGTTGCAGGCCGGTGAGGATTTCGAGGTTTTTGATCAATGGGTGGAAGTGCTGCCGACCGATCAGGTCGTGCCGGTGCCGGTGGCGTACGATCCGAAAACCGGACGGCAGTTGTAG
- a CDS encoding 50S ribosome-binding GTPase codes for MKLHDLKNWTEYWEQLRTALLEPKVDPALLDASLREARAKMPVPVLWLLGKTQSGKTSIIRALTGSEAAEIGNGFQPCTRSARFYDFPTEAPLVRFLDTRGLGEVAYDPADDMQYCEAQAHLLVAVMKVADVHQAAVFDALFAIRRRHPEWPLLLVQTGLHELYPHGSGHIRPWPYAGDPLSEAVPLDLRRAIAAQRAALGTLPGFAPVHWVAVDLTLPEDGFDPPDYGLEALWQAIESLTSLGLQYQLSGDAAVQDLYARTAHQHITGYALAAAGLGALPVVDWVAVSAVQAKLLHSLALLYGQNWDKSTITEFLGLAGAGIASGYLARLLSRTVAKVIPVFGQTVGALWGASSSGATTYALGKAAIYFFARRKDGLNVDADSLRQIYAAELERGASFLKDRLQGKSA; via the coding sequence ATGAAATTGCATGATCTGAAAAACTGGACGGAGTATTGGGAGCAGCTCCGCACGGCATTGCTTGAGCCCAAAGTCGATCCGGCATTGTTGGATGCCTCGCTGCGTGAAGCGCGCGCGAAGATGCCGGTGCCGGTGTTGTGGCTGCTGGGTAAAACGCAATCCGGCAAGACATCGATCATTCGGGCATTGACCGGCAGTGAAGCCGCTGAGATCGGCAACGGTTTTCAGCCGTGCACGCGCAGCGCGCGGTTTTACGATTTTCCGACGGAAGCGCCGCTGGTGCGCTTTCTGGATACGCGCGGCTTGGGTGAAGTGGCGTACGATCCGGCGGACGATATGCAGTACTGCGAAGCGCAGGCGCATTTGTTGGTGGCGGTGATGAAAGTGGCGGATGTTCATCAGGCCGCGGTGTTCGATGCCTTGTTCGCCATTCGCAGGCGTCATCCGGAATGGCCGCTGCTGCTGGTGCAAACCGGTTTGCACGAATTGTATCCGCATGGCAGCGGGCATATCCGGCCGTGGCCGTATGCCGGCGATCCGTTGTCGGAGGCGGTGCCGCTCGATTTGCGCCGCGCCATTGCGGCGCAGCGTGCTGCGCTGGGAACATTGCCCGGCTTCGCACCGGTGCATTGGGTGGCGGTCGATTTGACATTGCCCGAGGATGGTTTCGATCCGCCGGATTACGGTCTGGAAGCGCTGTGGCAGGCGATTGAATCGCTGACGTCGCTGGGTTTGCAGTACCAGTTGAGCGGCGATGCAGCGGTGCAGGATTTGTATGCGCGCACCGCGCATCAGCACATTACCGGTTACGCGTTGGCGGCGGCGGGGCTGGGCGCTTTGCCGGTGGTGGATTGGGTCGCGGTCTCGGCGGTGCAGGCGAAATTGCTGCATAGTCTGGCGCTGCTGTACGGTCAGAATTGGGATAAGAGCACGATCACCGAGTTTCTCGGTTTGGCGGGCGCCGGGATTGCATCCGGTTACCTGGCTCGGCTGCTGAGCCGCACCGTGGCGAAAGTGATTCCGGTTTTCGGACAAACCGTGGGTGCGTTATGGGGGGCGAGCTCCAGCGGTGCGACCACGTACGCGTTGGGTAAGGCGGCTATTTATTTCTTCGCGCGGCGCAAGGATGGTTTGAACGTGGATGCAGATAGCTTGCGGCAAATTTATGCGGCAGAACTGGAGCGCGGCGCTTCATTCTTAAAAGACCGGTTGCAGGGTAAATCCGCATGA